One genomic segment of Suncus etruscus isolate mSunEtr1 chromosome 15, mSunEtr1.pri.cur, whole genome shotgun sequence includes these proteins:
- the LOC126030137 gene encoding olfactory receptor 7G2-like yields MEARNVSEISGFLLLEVTQDPELQPLVFLLFLSIYLVTVLGNLLIILAVLTDPHLHHPMYIFLCNLSFVDICISTTTLPKMLLNLRDDSQAISYPGCLTQLFFVLLFTGLESFLLSGMAYDRYVAICHPLCYAAIMNSGFCLLVILSSLLLSLADALLHSLMLLSLTFCATPQIPLFFCEVVQVIKVACSDTLLNNILIYSAMCVFGGLPLGGIIFSYTQIVSSVLRISSAGGKSKAFLTCVSHLSVVTLFYGTGLGVYISSAITSSPRNTAVASTVYMMVPQMLNPFIYSLRNKDMVGTLRQLSRKILLVSQDVA; encoded by the coding sequence ATGGAAGCCAGAAATGTGTCTGAAATTTCAGGATTTCTCCTACTGGAAGTCACCCAAGACCCAGAGTTACAGCCCCttgtcttcctcctctttctctccatctACCTGGTCACCGTCCTGGGAAACTTGCTCATCATCCTGGCAGTCCTCACAGACCCTCACCTCCACCACCCCATGTACATCTTTCTCTGCAATCTGTCCTTCGTGGACATCTGTATAAGCACCACGACTCTCCCCAAGATGCTGCTGAACCTTCGAGATGATTCCCAGGCCATCAGCTACCCGGGTTGCCTCACGCAGCTCTTTTTCGTTCTGCTTTTTACCGGGCTGGAGAGCTTCCTGCTGTCAGGAatggcctatgaccgctatgtggccatctgcCACCCGCTGTGCTATGCGGCCATCATGAACTCTGGCTTCTGTCTGTTGGTCATTCTGTCCTCTCTGCTCCTGAGTCTAGCTGATGCTTTGCTTCACAGTCTTATGCTGCTGTCTTTGACCTTCTGTGCAACACCACAAATCCCCCTTTTCTTCTGTGAAGTGGTCCAGGTCATCAAGGTGGCCTGCTCGGATACGCTCCTCAACAACATTCTCATCTACTCGGCCATGTGTGTCTTCGGGGGCCTCCCACTGGGTGGCATCATATTCTCCTACACCCAGATTGTCTCCTCTGTTTTGAGAATCTCTTCGGCTGGTGGCAAGTCCAAGGCATTTTTGACCTGTGTGTCTCATCTCTCGGTGGTGACCTTGTTCTACGGGACAGGTTTGGGGGTGTACATCAGCTCCGCCATCACCAGCTCCCCCAGGAACACGGCTGTGGCTTCCACGGTGTACATGATGGTCCCCCAAATGCTGAACCCCTTCATCTACAGCCTGAGGAATAAGGATATGGTAGGGACTTTGAGACAGCTAAGCCGGAAGATACTCTTAGTTTCTCAGGATGTTGCTTAA